A window from Nycticebus coucang isolate mNycCou1 chromosome X, mNycCou1.pri, whole genome shotgun sequence encodes these proteins:
- the TLR7 gene encoding toll-like receptor 7 gives MVFSMRTLKRQFLILFNIIIISKFLGARWFPKTLPCTVNVDSPHVIVDCTDKNLMEIPGGIPANTTNITLTINHIPNISPASFRGLDHLVEIDFRCNCIPIRLGSKNNICTRRLEIKPRSFSGLTSLKSLYLDGNQLLEIPEDLPPSLQLLSLEANSIFSIMRDNLTGLANIEILYLGQNCYYRNPCNVSYSIEKDAFLNLTKLKVLSLKDNNVTAVPTVLPSTLTELYLYNNIITNIQKDDFSNLGQLQILDLSGNCPRCYNVPFPCTPCENSSALKIHLNAFDALTELRVLRLHSNSLQYVPPKWFKNIKNLKELDLSQNFLAREMGEAQFLHFLPNLVQLDLSFNYELQVYRAFMNLSDTFSLLKNLRILRIKGYVFKELKSLNLSPLQNLPNLEVIDLGTNFIKIANLSIFKQFDRLKVIDLSMNKISPSGDSSEVCFSSNTRTSADSPRFRVFESLHYFRYDEYARSCRFKNKETPSIMPFDDECHQYGPTLDLSRNNIFFVKASDFDNLIFLRCLNLSGNTIGQTLNGSEFKPLKELRYLDFSNNRLDLLYSTAFEELHKLEVLDISSNSHYFQSEGITHMLNFTKNLKFLKKLMMNDNDISTSTSRTMESESLITLEFRGNHLDILWRDGDNRYLKFFKNLVKLEKLDISKNSLSFFPPGVFDSMPPKLKNLSLAHNELKSFNWGNLHFLKTLETLDLSHNHLTTVPERLSNCSRSLKKLILKHNQIRNLTKHFLQDAFELRHLDLSSNKIQVIQKSSFPENVLNNLEMLLLHNNPFLCTCDAVWFVWWVNHTEVTIPYLATEVTCVGPGAHKGQSVVSLDLYTCELDLTNLILFSFSVSAALFLMVVTTASHLYFWDVWYSYHFCKAKIKGYQRLTSPDSCYDAFIVYDTKDPAVTDWVLDELVAKLEDPREKHFNLCLEERDWLPGQPVLENLSQSIQLSKKTVFVMTDKYAKTENFKIAFYLSHQRLMDEKVDVIILIFLEKPLQKSKFLQLRKRLCGSSVLEWPTNPQAHPYFWQCLKNALATDNHVVYSHVFKETA, from the coding sequence GTGTTTTCAATGCGGACATTGAAGAGACAATTTCTTATCCTGTTTAACATAATCATCATTTCCAAATTCCTTGGGGCTAGATGGTTTCCTAAGACTCTGCCCTGTACTGTCAATGTGGATTCTCCACATGTGATTGTGGACTGCACAGATAAGAATTTGATGGAAATTCCTGGAGGTATTCCTGCCAATACCACAAACATCACCCTCACCATTAACCACATACCAAACATCTCCCCGGCCTCCTTCCGCGGACTAGACCATCTGGTAGAGATCGATTTCAGGTGCAACTGTATACCTATTCGACTGGGGTCAAAAAACAACATATGTACCAGGAGGCTGGAGATTAAACCCAGAAGCTTTAGTGGACTCACTTCTTTAAAATCCCTTTACCTGGATGGAAACCAGCTTCTAGAGATACCTGAGGACCTTCCACCTAGCTTACAACTTCTGAGCCTTGAGGCCAACAGTATCTTTTCCATCATGAGAGACAATCTAACAGGATTGGCTAACATAGAAATACTCTACCTGGGCCAAAATTGTTATTATCGAAATCCTTGTAATGTTTCATACTCAATCGAAAAAGATGCCTTCCTAAACCTGACGAAGTTAAAAGTTCTCTCCCTGAAAGACAACAATGTGACAGCTGTTCCCACCGTCTTGCCATCTACTTTAACAGAACTCTATCTTTACAACAACATCATTACAAATATCCAAAAAGATGATTTTAGTAACCTCGGACAATTGCAAATTCTTGACCTAAGTGGAAATTGCCCTCGTTGTTATAATGTCCCATTTCCTTGCACACCCTGTGAAAACAGTTCTGCCCTAAAGATCCATCTAAATGCTTTTGATGCATTGACAGAATTAAGAGTTTTACGTCTACACAGTAACTCTCTTCAGTATGTGCCCCCAAAATGGTTTAAGAACATTAAAAACCTTAAGGAACTAGATCTTTCCCAAAATTTCTTGGCCAGAGAAATGGGAGAGGCCcaatttttgcattttcttcccAATCTGGTCCAATTGGATCTATCTTTCAATTATGAGCTTCAGGTCTATCGTGCATTTATGAATCTGTCAGATACATTTTCTTTACTGAAAAACCTGAGAATTTTGCGGATCAAAGGATATGTCTTTAAAGAGCTGAAAAGCCTGAACCTCTCCCCATTACAAAATCTTCCAAATCTTGAAGTTATTGATCTTGGCACTAACTTTATAAAAATTGCTAACCTCAGCATATTTAAACAGTTTGACAGACTGAAAGTCATAGATctttcaatgaataaaatatcaCCTTCAGGAGATTCAAGTGAAGTTTGCTTCAGCTCTAACACCAGAACTTCTGCAGACAGTCCTAGATTCCGTGTCTTTGAATCATTACATTATTTCAGATATGATGAGTATGCAAGGAGCTGCAGGTTCAAAAACAAAGAGACTCCTTCTATCATGCCTTTTGATGACGAGTGCCACCAGTATGGGCCGACCTTGGACCTAAGtagaaataatatcttttttgtCAAGGCCTCTGATTTTGACAATCTTATTTTCCTCAGATGCCTAAACTTGTCGGGAAATACCATTGGCCAAACTCTCAATGGCAGTGAATTCAAGCCTTTAAAAGAGCTGAGATATTTGGACTTCTCTAACAACCGGCTGGATTTACTCTACTCAACAGCATTTGAGGAGCTTCACAAACTGGAAGTCCTAGATATAAGTAGTAACAGCCATTATTTTCAATCAGAAGGAATTACTCACATGCTAAACTTTACCAAGAACCTAAAGTTTCTGAAGAAACTGATGATGAATGACAATGACATCTCTACCTCCACCAGCAGGACCATGGAGAGTGAATCGCTTATAACTCTGGAATTCAGAGGAAATCACTTGGATATTTTATGGCGAGATGGTGATAACAGATACTTAAAATTCTTCAAGAATCTGGTAAAATTAGAGAAATTGGACATCTCTAAAAATTCTCTGAGCTTCTTTCCTCCTGGAGTTTTTGATAGCATGCCCCCAAAGCTAAAGAATCTCTCCTTGGCCCACAATGAGCTAAAATCCTTCAATTGGGGAAATCTCCATTTTCTGAAGACACTGGAAACTTTGGACCTTAGCCACAACCACCTGACGACTGTCCCTGAGAGATTATCCAACTGTTCCAGAAGCCTCAAGAAACTTATTCTTAAGCATAATCAAATCAGGAATCTGACTAAGCATTTTCTACAGGATGCTTTTGAGTTACGACATCTGGACCTCAGTTCAAATAAAATCCAAGTTATCCAAAAGAGTAGCTTCCCAGAAAATGTCCTCAACAACCTGGAGATGTTGCTTTTGCATAATAATCCATTTCTATGCACCTGTGATGCTGTGTGGTTTGTCTGGTGGGTTAACCATACAGAGGTGACTATTCCTTACCTGGCCACAGAAGTGACTTGTGTGGGGCCAGGAGCACACAAGGGCCAGAGTGTCGTCTCTCTGGATCTGTATACCTGTGAATTAGATCTGACTAACCTGATTCTGTTCTCATTTTCTGTATCTGCAGCTCTTTTTCTCATGGTGGTTACAACAGCAAGTCACCTCTATTTCTGGGATGTATGGTACAGTTACCATTTTTGTAAGGCCAAGATAAAGGGGTATCAGCGTCTGACATCACCAGACTCTTGCTATGATGCTTTTATCGTGTACGACACTAAAGACCCAGCTGTGACAGACTGGGTTTTGGACGAGCTGGTGGCCAAATTGGAAGAtccaagagaaaaacattttaacttaTGTCTTGAAGAAAGGGACTGGTTACCAGGGCAGCCGGTCCTGGAAAACCTTAGCCAGAGCATACAGCTTAGCAAAAAGACAGTGTTTGTGATGACAGACAAGTATGCAAAGACTGAGAATTTTAAGATAGCATTTTACTTGTCTCATCAGAGGCTCATGGATGAAAAAGTAGATGTGATTATATTGATATTCCTTGAGAAGCCCCTTCAGAAGTCCAAGTTCCTCCAGCTCCGGAAGAGGCTCTGTGGGAGTTCTGTCCTTGAGTGGCCAACAAACCCACAGGCTCACCCGTACTTCTGGCAGTGTCTGAAAAATGCCCTGGCCACGGACAATCATGTGGTGTATAGTCATGTGTTCAAGGAGACAGCCTAG